One segment of Daphnia magna isolate NIES linkage group LG2, ASM2063170v1.1, whole genome shotgun sequence DNA contains the following:
- the LOC116916131 gene encoding progranulin: MGRKLGVLLSCCLIAIYTVTVQSYDKEFILTNGMHNGWEHASTDFLRNRVVCPGENNQTCADGYTCCVSPSGDYACCPHENAVCCTDHIHCCPKGSSCDAGRCKKDVSTSNSVEIITNSIQQTKRSICPGDEFQCPLETTCCKLSGGKLYGCCPFEEALCCPDELHCCPKGFVCSSDATCIRSNSTMSFPNYDLN, translated from the exons ATGGGGAGAAAATTAGGTGTTTTGTTGTCTTGTTGTCTGATCGCGATTTATACGGTGACCGTACAGTCATACGATAAAGAATTTATCCTAACCAATGGTATGCATAATGGGTGGGAACATGCGAGCACGGACTTCTTAAGAAATAGAGTTGTGTGCCCAG gAGAAAACAACCAAACCTGTGCAGATGGGTACACCTGCTGTGTGAGCCCTTCTGGTGATTATGCTTGTTGTCCACATGAAAATGCAGTATGTTGCACAGACCACATCCATTGTTGTCCCAAGGGTTCTTCCTGTGATGCTGGCAGATGCAAAAAA GATGTTTCAACTTCAAACTCGGTGGAAATCATCACAAACAGTATTCAGCAAACAAAACGTTCCATTTGTCCAGGGGATGAGTTTCAATGCCCTCTGGAAACAACTTGCTGCAAGCTCTCTGGTGGAAAGTTGTATGGGTGTTGCCCCTTTGAGGAG gCTTTGTGTTGTCCTGATGAACTTCACTGCTGTCCAAAAGGATTTGTATGTAGTTCTGATGCTACATGTATCCG